One genomic window of Magnolia sinica isolate HGM2019 chromosome 3, MsV1, whole genome shotgun sequence includes the following:
- the LOC131240014 gene encoding amino acid transporter AVT1H, whose amino-acid sequence MSGGKWGAIKKLWCFTPGKPLHVNQVVSESVQGGRFALESSKCGSCVEESKLCTCEDQGNVDNLKRVMNARDGGGHHAKANSSFTHSVINMVGMLIGLGQLSTPYALENGGWTSAFLLVGLGIICAYTSHVMGKCLQENAKSRDYPDIGEHAFGTKGRIIASTFIYMEIFLALVSYTISLSDNLSTVFLGTHLSMPWPHLSTSQLLTVIAVLIALPSLWLRDLSSISFLSFGGILMSVLIFTTIGWTAIFSGIKSNQTIPVLRLHNIPAISGLYIFSYAGHIVFPNIYKAMRDPSKFTKVSITSFTLVTALYISLAFMGAKLFGPTVNSQITLSMPCHLIVTKIALWATVLTPMTKYALEFAPIAMQLEQNLPSSMSSTTRMIIRGTIGSVVLIGILGLALSIPYFQYVLALTGSLVSIAVSIILPCSFYMKICWYQISKPAIALNGVLVGIGFLFGVFGTISSSKSLIRSVARGHST is encoded by the exons ATGTCGGGTGGCAAGTGGGGTGCAATCAAGAAGCTGTGGTGCTTCACTCCTGGCAAGCCGCTGCATGTGAATCAGGTAGTGAGTGAGTCAGTGCAAGGGGGTCGGTTCGCCTTAGAATCGTCAAAGTGTGGGTCATGTGTGGAGGAGAGTAAGTTGTGTACATGTGAAGACCAAGGCAATGTTGATAATCTGAAGAGGGTGATGAACGCCAGAGATGGTGGTGGCCACCATGCGAAGGCTAATAGTTCGTTTACTCACTCGGTCATCAACATGGTTGGAATGCTGATAG GCCTTGGACAGCTGTCAACTCCCTATGCTCTGGAGAATGGAGGGTGGACCTCAGCTTTCCTACTGGTGGGCCTTGGAATAATATGTGCATACACATCCCACGTGATGGGAAAGTGTCTTCAAGAGAATGCAAAATCGAGGGACTACCCAGACATTGGTGAACATGCATTTGGAACAAAAGGAAGGATCATAGCATCAACTTTCATATACATGGAGATTTTCTTAGCTTTAGTATCCTACACAATCTCATTGAGTGACAATCTCAGCACTGTATTTTTGGGCACCCATCTAAGCATGCCATGGCCTCACCTATCTACATCTCAGCTTCTAACGGTGATAGCAGTTTTAATAGCTTTGCCGAGTCTTTGGCTACGAGACCTTTCCTcaatctccttcctttcctttGGAGGCATTCTTATGTCTGTTCTCATCTTCACAACAATAGGGTGGACGGCTATATTCAGTGGCATTAAATCTAACCAAACAATACCTGTCCTACGGCTTCATAATATTCCAGCAATATCTGGCCTCTACATCTTCAGTTACGCTGGCCACATTGTTTTCCCAAATATCTACAAAGCCATGAGAGATCCCTCTAAGTTCACTAAG GTCTCAATCACTAGCTTTACTCTGGTAACTGCACTCTACATTTCTCTGGCCTTCATGGGAGCTAAGCTGTTTGGCCCTACCGTAAACTCCCAAATCACTCTCAGCATGCCTTGCCATCTCATTGTTACAAAGATTGCACTATGGGCGACCGTACTCACGCCAATGACCAAATACGCCCTAGAGTTTGCTCCGATCGCAATGCAACTTGAGCAGAACCTTCCATCTTCAATGAGTTCGACGACGAGGATGATCATCAGAGGTACCATAGGGTCCGTCGTCCTAATCGGTATCCTAGGTCTAGCTCTCTCGATCCCATACTTCCAATACGTTCTTGCACTCACGGGTTCACTCGTCAGTATCGCGGTTTCAATTATTTTACCGTGTTCATTCTATATGAAGATTTGTTGGTACCAAATCTCGAAGCCTGCCATTGCTCTCAATGGAGTCCTCGTTGGAATTGGATTCTTGTTTGGAGTGTTTGGAACCATTTCATCTTCAAAGTCGCTTATAAGAAGTGTAGCAAGGGGCCACTCGACTTGA